One genomic region from Candida albicans SC5314 chromosome 6, complete sequence encodes:
- a CDS encoding uncharacterized protein (Ortholog of Spathaspora passalidarum NRRL Y-27907 : SPAPADRAFT_149713): MAKQYEITGDLGYNGFPVSLNYITHLPDISTLYNPEVVVIFKSLMKRDPKTKEKALNDLLTVSAIDDSTIIAWLQMYPKLALDNSRSVRLLSHQIQANFLKIVGGKTYSKYLKSSMPIWLMGMFDTDKSVSSIAYKTLLQSFQGDSSKLNKTWSIFEEQIINLIGTIVSIETLETLSDRRYTSESEMVSKYDRALVCGINMLSKLPDETIVPILEEESLWDHLSTCLKEDNMDLVLFKNLLLLITNLSDENLQLVYKLVSKKFIKIKFKSNKISGSIIYSNVIIPFWQAIVRLTEFGINNNLKKNFWDLAGSKSSTRFYEYLKLGPCNSDPTYYSLIIKVFQDLQQKLDVVDFNSQEEYDYVINLLSKQYSTTMGSLKAGAXXLCIKDTGFIYRGINCID, translated from the coding sequence ATGGCTAAACAATACGAGATTACAGGAGATTTAGGGTATAATGGATTCCCCGTATCTTTAAATTATATCACCCACTTGCCAGATATATCTACTTTATACAACCCCGAAGTAGTTGTGATTTTCAAATCGTTAATGAAAAGAGACCCCAAAACCAAGGAGAAAGCgttaaatgatttattaacaGTATCAGCTATTGACGACTCCACAATTATTGCATGGCTTCAAATGTATCCAAAACTTGCCTTGGATAATTCTAGAAGTGTTCGTTTATTGTCTCATCAAATTCAAGCCAATTTCCtaaaaattgttggtgGAAAGACATATAgcaaatatttgaaaagttCAATGCCTATATGGTTAATGGGGATGTTTGATACAGATAAATCTGTATCCTCAATTGCATATAAAACATTATTACAATCATTTCAAGGAGATAGTTCCAAATTGAATAAGACTTGGAGTATTTTTGAAGAACagattatcaatttgattggGACCATTGTCAGTATAGAAACATTGGAAACTTTATCAGACAGAAGATACACTAGTGAATCGGAAATGGTGTCAAAATATGATCGAGCATTAGTTTGTGGCATCAATATGTTGAGTAAATTGCCAGATGAAACCATTGTCCCCATATTAGAAGAAGAGTCGTTATGGGATCATTTGAGCACCTGTCTCAAAGAAGATAATATGGATTTGGTGTTATTCAAAAACTTGTTATTGCTTATAACCAATTTATCAGATGAAAACTTACAATTGGTCTACAAACTAGTTTCAAAGAAGTTTATCAAGATTAAATTCAAGTCCAATAAAATATCCGGAAGTATAATTTATTCCAATGTGATCATACCATTCTGGCAGGCTATAGTACGATTAACTGAATTTGgcattaataataatttgaagaagaatttctGGGATCTAGCAGGTAGTAAAAGTTCTACTAGGTTTTACGAATACTTGAAACTTGGTCCATGCAATCTGGATCCAACTTACTACTCATTGATTATCAAAGTATTTCAAGATTTACAGCAGAAGTtagatgttgttgattttaacAGCCAGGAGGAATATGATTATGTGATTAATTTACTACTGAAGCAGTATTCGACAACTATGGGATCACTCAAAGCAGGTGCATTWAAWTTGTGCATTAAAGACACTGGATTTATTTACCGTGGAATCAACtgtattgattga
- a CDS encoding phosphatidylinositol-binding protein (Ortholog(s) have FFAT motif binding, phosphatidylinositol binding activity): MDVSPNNLEFTGSFTKQITEYLTLSNPTNTPLAFKVKTTAPKLYCVRPNASIVQPGDSLQISIILQGFSQPLPNDYKCKDKFLLVSVPAPNSIDPSKVGESWSQLEAQFKPQVVSKKLRVNYVVGPDKPDGGAGVNQQQQQQPSQQQPQFNQQPQQQSQQFQQSQPSQQSIPQLQQQQQQPSQSSIDVGTGAGIAAGAGALAGGVIGSSGYNQAQNVPNGDNSFNQTANRSFDTSSAHNGFNNQSFGGASQQQQQQQQPHQQLQQQHYQQSSYQATGGNGYGGNVGGGVGAGAGAGASQPSPALQRELEALARQVQTLSTKLDQNEKSAASRSPVSSLVGGSGDDVSGISLPVALVLVLIAFLIGWLVF; the protein is encoded by the exons ATGGATGTTTCACCAAACAATTTAGAATTCACTG gATCATTTACCAAACAAATCACTGAATATTTAACTTTATCTAATCCAACTAATACTCCATTGGCTTTTAAAGTTAAAACCACTGCACCAAAGTTATATTGTGTTAGACCAAATGCTAGTATTGTTCAACCAGGAGATTCATTACaaatttctattattttaCAAGGATTTTCTCAACCATTACCAAATGATTATAAATGtaaagataaatttttattagtttCTGTACCAGcaccaaattcaattgatccaTCTAAAGTTGGTGAATCTTGGAGTCAATTAGAAGCTCAATTCAAACCTCAAGTTGTTTCTAAAAAATTGAGAGTTAATTATGTTGTTGGTCCAGATAAGCCAGATGGTGGTGCTGGTgtcaatcaacaacaacaacaacaaccaagtcaacaacaaccacaattcaatcaacaaccacaacaacaatctcagcaatttcaacaatctCAACCATCTCAACAATCCATTCCACaattgcaacaacaacaacaacaaccaagtCAATCAAGTATTGATGTTGGTACTGGTGCTGGTATTGCTGCCGGTGCTGGTGCTCTTGCCGGTGGTGTTATTGGTAGTTCTGGCTATAATCAAGCTCAGAATGTTCCAAATGGTgataattctttcaatCAAACTGCCAATAGATCATTTGACACTTCTTCTGCTCATAATGGTTTCAATAACCAATCATTTGGTGGTGCttctcaacaacaacaacaacaacaacaacctcatcaacaattacaacaacaacattatcaacaatcaagCTATCAAGCTACTGGTGGTAATGGATACGGTGGCaatgttggtggtggtgttggtgCAGGTGCAGGTGCAGGTGCATCTCAACCATCTCCAGCTTTACAACGTGAATTGGAAGCTTTAGCTAGACAAGTTCAAACATTATCTACTAAATTGgatcaaaatgaaaaatctGCTGCCTCAAGAAGTCCAGTTTCTTCCTTGGTTGGAGGATCTGGTGATGATGTCAGTGGTATTTCATTACCAGTTGCTTTAGTTTTAGTACTCATTGCTTTCCTTATTGGTTGGTTAGtattttaa
- the RVS167 gene encoding amphiphysin (SH3-domain- and BAR domain-containing protein involved in endocytosis; null mutant exhibits defects in hyphal growth, virulence, cell wall integrity, and actin patch localization; cosediments with phosphorylated Myo5p), translating to MSFKGFKKGVLRAPQTMRQKFNMGEITQDAVYLDAERRFKEIEMETKKLSEESKKYFNAVNGMLDEQIDFAKAVAEIYKPISGRLSDPSATVPEDNPQGIEASESYQAVVKDLKDTLKPDLELIEKRIVEPAQELLKIIQAIRKMSVKRDHKQLDLDRHKRNLSKYESKKERTVKDEEKMFSAQAEVEIAQQEYDYYNDLLKNELPVLFQMQSDFIKPLFVSFYYMQLNIFYTLYTRMEELKIPYFDLSTDIVEAYTAKKGNIEEQTDAIGITHFKVGHAKSKLEATKRRHAAMNSPPPTGASSIASTGTGGELPAYSPGGYNQPYGDSKYQPPSSPATYQSPVVAATAQSPATYQSPVATGQPPSYLPQTPASAPPPQVGSGLPTCTALYDYTAQAQGDLTFPAGAVIEIIQRTEDANGWWTGKYNGQTGVFPGNYVQL from the coding sequence ATGTCATTTAAAGGATTCAAAAAGGGTGTCCTTAGGGCCCCACAGACAATGCGTCAGAAATTCAACATGGGAGAAATCACCCAAGATGCTGTTTATCTCGATGCTGAAAGAAGATTCAAAGAAATCGAAAtggaaacaaaaaagtTGAGTGAAGAATCcaagaaatatttcaatGCTGTCAATGGGATGTTAgatgaacaaattgattttgccAAAGCCGTGGCTGAGATTTATAAACCAATCAGTGGTAGATTATCGGACCCCAGTGCTACGGTGCCAGAAGATAACCCACAAGGTATTGAAGCATCGGAACTGTACCAAGCAGTGGTTAAAGATCTCAAAGATACCTTAAAACCCGATttggaattgattgaaaaaagaattgttgaACCAGCACAAGAATTATTGAAGATTATACAAGCTATAAGGAAAATGTCAGTGAAAAGAGACCATAAACAATTGGATTTGGATCGTCATAAGAGAAATCTTTCTAAATATGAactgaagaaagaaagaactgttaaagatgaagaaaaaatgtTCAGTGCTCAAGCAGAAGTAGAAATTGCTCAACAAGAGTACGATTATTATAATGATTTGTTAAAGAATGAATTGCCagttttgtttcaaatgcaaagtgattttatcaaaccattgtttgtttcattCTATTACATGCAGTTGAATATTTTCTACACATTATACACTAGAATGGAAGAGTTGAAAATTccatattttgatttgtctACTGATATTGTCGAAGCTTATACTGCCAAGAAGGGGAACATTGAGGAACAAACCGATGCTATTGGAATCACTCATTTCAAAGTCGGGCATGCCAAATCCAAATTGGAAGCCACTAAAAGAAGACATGCTGCTATGAATAGTCCACCTCCTACCGGTGCCAGCTCTATTGCATCTACAGGTACTGGTGGTGAATTACCTGCATACTCCCCAGGAGGTTACAACCAACCATATGGTGATAGCAAGTATCAACCACCATCTTCTCCAGCAACATACCAATCTCCAGTAGTAGCAGCCACTGCTCAATCTCCAGCTACTTATCAATCGCCAGTGGCTACTGGACAACCTCCATCATATTTACCACAAACTCCAGCCAGTgctccaccaccacaagtTGGTAGTGGCCTTCCAACATGCACGGCTTTATACGATTATACTGCACAAGCCCAGGGTGACTTGACTTTCCCTGCAGGAGCtgttattgaaattatacAAAGAACCGAAGATGCCAACGGATGGTGGACTGGTAAATACAATGGTCAAACCGGTGTGTTCCCTGGTAATTATGTGCAATTATAG
- a CDS encoding methionine aminopeptidase (Ortholog(s) have metalloaminopeptidase activity, role in protein initiator methionine removal involved in protein maturation and cytosol, nucleus localization), whose translation MAGVTEGEDTKVIESKINELNIDKPKLEDNNEAKGNGNGNESGDDDDDDKEEDDDNEITEPSTSTASGDEKKKKNKNKKKKKKKIVSIDSSYPEGIFPEGQWMEYPLEDINSYRTTSEEKRYLDRQQNNKWQDFRKGAEIHRRVRHKAQSSIRPGMTMIEIANLIEDSVRNYSGNDHTLKAGIGFPTGLSLNHVAAHYTPNTGDKLILKKDDIMKVDIGVHVNGRICDSAFTMTFNEDGKYDTIMQAVKEATYTGIKESGIDVRLNDIGAAIQEVMESYEMEENGKTYPIKCIKNLNGHNIDDFVIHSGKSVPIIANGDMTKMEEGETFAIETFGSTGNGYVLPEGECSHYAMNKGVEHLKPPSERSKQLLETIKQNFGTLPWCRRYLERTGEEKYLFALNQLVRHGIVEEYPPIVDKRGSYTAQFEHTILLHPHKKEVVTKGDDY comes from the coding sequence atggCTGGTGTTACTGAAGGTGAAGACACCAAAgtaattgaatcaaaaatcaatgaattaaACATTGATAAACCTAAACTTGAAGACAACAATGAAGCCAAAGGCAATGGCAACGGCAATGAAagtggtgatgatgatgatgatgataaagaagaagatgatgataatgaaataaCTGAACCATCTACTTCTACAGCATCGGGTGatgaaaagaagaagaagaataaaaataaaaagaagaaaaagaagaagattgtATCTATAGATTCATCATATCCTGAAGGAATTTTCCCTGAAGGTCAATGGATGGAATATCCATTAGAAGACATAAATTCATATCGTACTACATCAGAAGAAAAGAGATATTTAGATCgacaacaaaataataaatggcAAGATTTCCGTAAAGGAGCGGAAATTCATCGTCGAGTAAGACATAAAGCTCAATCAAGTATTAGACCAGGGATGACAATGATTGAAATTGCcaatttaattgaagatTCCGTACGTAATTATTCTGGTAATGATCATACTTTAAAAGCTGGTATTGGATTCCCAACGGGGTTATCATTAAATCATGTAGCTGCTCATTATACTCCTAATACTGGagataaattaattttgaaaaaagatgatATAATGAAAGTTGATATTGGGGTTCATGTTAATGGACGTATTTGTGATTCAGCATTCACCATGACATTTAATGAAGATGGGAAATATGATACGATTATGCAAGCTGTTAAAGAAGCGACATATACGGGGATTAAAGAACTGGGTATTGATGTTAGATTAAATGATATTGGTGCTGCTATTCAAGAAGTTATGGAATCATATGAAATGGAAGAAAATGGGAAAACTTACCCCATTAAATGTATCAAGAATTTAAATGGTcataatattgatgattttgttaTTCATTCAGGAAAATCTGTCCCTATTATAGCTAATGGAGATATGACAAAAATGGAAGAAGGAGAAACTTTTGCTATTGAAACATTTGGATCCACTGGTAATGGTTATGTCTTACCCGAGGGAGAATGTTCTCATTATGCCATGAATAAAGGAGTTGAACATTTAAAACCACCTTCAGAAAGatcaaaacaattattagaaactattaaacaaaatttcGGTACTTTACCATGGTGTCGTAGATATTTAGAACGAACTggtgaagaaaaatatttgtttgcattaaatcaattggttaGACATGGTATTGTCGAAGAATATCCtccaattgttgataaaagAGGTAGTTATACTGCTCAATTTGAACATACTATTTTATTACATCCTcataaaaaagaagttgTCACCAAAGGTGATGATTATTAA
- a CDS encoding uncharacterized protein (Ortholog of C. dubliniensis CD36 : Cd36_64550, Candida tropicalis MYA-3404 : CTRG_02747 and Candida albicans WO-1 : CAWG_04972) has translation MSPSDLLIELSEFINADNHQMKLKNILVSKFILKFPIEIIYKILSYVPDLYLLVFFSINLKIINCKSKCGKISIKDLESYIFNNSNDSLIDKTKMGGKIIYLDLKPLIDINSINYQTLEDLLIFKKIDFRFLNKFQFYIHSLNVKHWQFPLFMSPFFIRFINKEKTKVEIDDWNRRIMDGLDLDSTMISAATATTTTTPITNNNHNSRVRGHHHMITKPITTPIITTTTTTITTSSSNSSFSPFTVDVKHFSYIIQNLKNKIPGFNQWQINQQKIFFNNIKNTNFQFTLKGVDENCWFKNFNFTKLNLKTYYLYQDDYKLINLFNFNNLIKLTIDFGQSPLNFIPHWCQFLQNLNNLEIFNLNIGKICLIDICLIILKLNRLIEFNLKTFKCWTQTFWKWLILKLIKQKYHGHHCSSHKSNQHKPKNHCSSPDKTKEFKFTMQFIDS, from the coding sequence ATGAGTCCATctgatttattgattgaattatcaGAATTCATTAATGCTGATaatcatcaaatgaaattgaaaaatattcttgtttctaaattcattttaaaattccccattgaaataatttataaaatattatcataTGTCCctgatttatatttattagtatttttcctgataaatttgaaaattataaattgtaAAAGTAAATGTGGTAAAATATCTATCAAAGATTTAGAAAgttatattttcaataatagCAATGATAGCCttattgataaaactaaaatggGTGGgaaaatcatttatttagatttaaaaccattaattgatataaattccataaattatcaaactttggaagatttattaattttcaaaaagatTGATTTCCGATTTcttaataaatttcaattttatattcattcattaaatgTTAAACATTGGCAATTTCCATTATTTATGAGTCCATTTTTCATaagatttattaataaagaaaagacaAAAGTGGAAATTGATGACTGGAATCGAAGGATTATGGATGGATTAGATTTGGATTCAACAATGATATCtgcagcaacagcaacaacaacaacaacaccaataactaataataatcataacTCTCGTGTAAGAGGACATCATCATATGATAACTAAACCAATCACCACTCCAATTatcactaccaccaccaccaccataaCCACCAGTAGCAGCAATTCAAGTTTTTCACCATTTACCGTTGATGTTAAACATTTTTCAtatattattcaaaatttaaagaatAAAATCCCTGGATTTAATCAATGGCaaattaatcaacaaaaaattttttttaacaatatcaaaaatactaattttcaattcactTTAAAAGgagttgatgaaaattgttggtttaaaaattttaattttactaaattaaatttgaaaacttattatttatatcaagatgattataaattgattaatttatttaattttaataatttaattaaattaactATTGATTTTGGTCAATCACCATTGAATTTTATACCTCATTGGTGTcaatttttacaaaatttgaataatttggaaatttttaatttaaatattggtaaaatttgtttaattgatatttgtttgattatattgaaattgaatcgattgattgaatttaatcTTAAAACATTTAAATGTTGGACTCAAACTTTTTGGAAATGGTtgatattaaaattgattaaacaaaaatatcatGGTCATCATTGTAGTAGTCATAAACTGAATCAACATAAGCCTAAAAATCATTGTTCAAGCCCAGACAAAACcaaagaattcaaatttacaATGCAATTTATAGATAGTTag
- the ALG2 gene encoding GDP-Man:Man(1)GlcNAc(2)-PP-dolichol alpha-1,3-mannosyltransferase (Putative mannosyltransferase involved in cell wall mannan biosynthesis; transcription is elevated in chk1, nik1, and sln1 homozygous null mutants) yields MSKRQENKKIAFIHPDLGIGGAERLVVDAAVGLQDFGHDIIIYTSHCDLTHCFEEVSSGQLKVSVHGDSLPTNLFGKLHIFFAILRQFYLVCWLIFTGTIKNYDYFIVDQLSFCIPLLKMFCNSNCQVLFYCHFPDQLLVRRTSFLKKLYRVPFDAIEEYTTGSSDQIVVNSNFTKQIFHDTFKKLNHIDPQVVYPCVDTETIVDTNASSNSEVSKFFKDSPFFLSINRFERSKNIELAIKSFARMNKLMVTKAIKSFARMNKLMVTNKKPRLVIAGGYDSRVAENVEYLAELSTLCDELNLINFTIRGKLIMMPPSVDVLFLPSISTQLKNSLIQQTELLLYTPPREHFGIVPLEAMLAKTPVLAINFGGPLETVVNYNGNNLDEATGYTETGDFTKWSKIIMKHYNLDESTKIKLGENGRNRVINKFSRKKLAQSLDNILN; encoded by the coding sequence ATGTCAAAGCGACAAGAAAACAAGAAGATTGCATTTATTCATCCTGATCTTGGAATTGGAGGAGCAGAAAGATTAGTTGTCGATGCAGCTGTTGGATTACAAGATTTTGGTcatgatattattatttatacaTCACATTGTGATTTAACACATTGTTTTGAAGAAGTCAGTTCTGGTCAATTGAAAGTTTCTGTTCATGGAGATTCATTACCTACCAATTTATTTGGCAAActtcatattttttttgcaatattAAGACAGTTTTATTTAGTTTGTTGGTTAATATTCACTGGcacaattaaaaattatgattattttattgttgatcaattatCATTCTGCATcccattattgaaaatgttttgTAATTCCAATTGTCaagtattattttattgtcATTTCCCTGATCAATTACTAGTTAGAAGAACAAGctttttaaagaaattatatAGAGTACCCTTTGATgcaattgaagaatataCCACGGGGTCAAGTGATCAGATTGTTGTTAACTCAAATTTCACTAAACAAATTTTCCATGACACTTTTAAGAAATTAAACCATATTGATCCTCAAGTGGTTTATCCATGTGTTGATACTGAAACTATTGTCGATACAAATGCATCATCTAATTCAGAagtatcaaaatttttcaaagactcgccattttttttatcaattaatcgATTTGAAAGATccaaaaatattgaattagcaattaaatcatttgcTAGAATGAATAAGTTAATGGTTACCAAagcaattaaatcatttgcTAGAATGAATAAGTTAATGGTTACCAATAAGAAACCAAGATTGGTGATTGCTGGTGGATATGATAGCCGAGTAGCTGAAAATGTTGAATATCTTGCAGAATTGTCAACGTTAtgtgatgaattgaatttgattaacTTTACCATCAGAGgtaaattgattatgatgCCACCATCTGTAGATGTATTGTTCTTaccatcaatttcaactcAACTTAAAAACTCATTAATCCAACAGACAGAATTATTGCTTTACACTCCACCAAGAGAACATTTCGGAATAGTACCACTTGAGGCAATGTTAGCCAAAACTCCAGTTTTAGCAATTAATTTTGGTGGTCCGTTAGAGACAGTTGTTAATtataatggtaataatcTCGATGAAGCAACTGGTTATACTGAAACAGGCGATTTTACAAAATGGTCAAAAATTATCATGAAACATTATAATTTGGATGAAAGTactaaaattaaattgggTGAAAATGGTCGTAATAGagttattaataaattttcaagGAAGAAACTTGCTCAAAGTTTAGACAacattttgaattga
- a CDS encoding ubiquitin-protein ligase (Ortholog(s) have ribosomal large subunit binding, ubiquitin-protein transferase activity) — protein MVRPDKIDYFIQNLGMTIDEKRFPEIYSHLTDISKEGMSKDQIEMIVKSTKDKDVLLNVIQSLDDEDAYLKFIELVVQYNLLPIIIDLDISKLLHIAWNHLNVEFLTVLREFKDNYLASMIGFIKLGSLNDDFYKFIKTGPLPIEQFKQRILDAISKIDIFTVAISNPLDSAVYLCNERATSPQLDDFIPTIGKFLNKIDENVDTLLLLIKEYFADYILLKDDVDEDVVDVLSSIQQKVSKHFESFKFGDLINENNPTFQELWQFVEGNDIQAFYAARIIKRAIEDSLEFESLASFESFDINYTKLVKSPFKFVSMVAGFSKFLNSKKLNRIRNYVLSEILAVKKDEQIIADGIKWVSLSLVFFNTEFGTDVYPIHKLTMVLRLISDWLDSSVAYDNEFIDLRVLISRFLGFIIQNQTNIPDNYYELANKVLENNFEIIQLEPNRLDLNYYTLKFYISVMDKRVSKFDEELIDIFINFNATCRNQATILVEQTIARVLRESPIEMKIVQSKKDSIFKLFTDSKSISVQRICTWYLRQIILLEQQDFVVEYQLSKNDEEMQARIPEELIKIVNHTLGHQEYEVFQYMWSWILILSYMEDITLKMKNEYIGQLLQNKELPILFDFVFEYLHIEDESLYIIDSGKPQDIENNVIPNYDLIETGKSESSTHELKLLATYLYFKCAQLCGSQVQLWFQEIRDKQFKNIVEKFTVKFISPILVKDIKQNVGKEIGKLQQNEVNIKIGTNQIKANIPVEEENISMRWSIPANYPLSNVAVEGPLCVGVKENQWKAWLLASQKIISLTNGSIAKSIELFCKNVNLHFSGFEDCAICYSILHQDSSLPSKTCTTCSNKFHAACLYKWFKSSGSSTCPLCRSTFNFRR, from the coding sequence ATGGTTAGACCAgacaaaattgattatttcaTACAAAATCTAGGAATGACAATCGACGAGAAACGCTTCCCTGAAATTTATTCCCATTTAACTGATATTTCAAAGGAAGGAATGTCGAaagatcaaattgaaatgatTGTAAAATCTACTAAAGACAAAGATGTTTTGTTAAACGTTATACAATCtttagatgatgaagatgcctatttgaaatttattgaacTAGTTGTTCAGTATAATCTTTTgccaattattattgatttagatATCTCCAAACTCCTCCATATTGCTTGGAATCATCTAaatgttgaatttttaaCCGTGTTGAGAGAATTCAAAGATAACTATCTTGCGTCGATGATTGGATTTATCAAACTAGGGTCTTTGAATGATGacttttataaatttatcaaaactgGACCTTTACCCATTGaacaattcaaacaaagaaTATTGGATGCTATATCTAagattgatatttttacAGTTGCGATATCTAATCCATTAGATCTGGCTGTTTACTTGTGTAATGAAAGAGCAACTTCCCCACAACTTGACGACTTCATCCCCACTATTGGTAAATTCTTGaacaaaattgatgaaaacGTGGAtacattgttgttgttaataaaAGAATACTTTGCAGATTATATTTTGCTCAAggatgatgttgatgaagatgttgttgatgtatTGTCTAGTATACAACAGAAAGTCAGTAAACATTTTGAGagtttcaaatttggtgatttaattaatgaaaacaacCCAACCTTCCAAGAACTTTGGCAATTTGTTGAAGGAAATGACATACAAGCATTTTATGCTGCTAGGATAATCAAACGAGCCATTGAAGATTCGTTGGAATTTGAAAGTCTTGCTAGTTTTGAATCGTTTGATATTAATTATACAAAGTTAGTGAAATCTCCATTTAAATTTGTATCTATGGTTGCAGGATTTTCCAAATTCTTAAactcaaaaaaattaaatcgTATTAGAAACTATGTTTTATCAGAAATTTTGGCAGTCAAGAAAGATGAACAAATTATTGCTGATGGAATTAAATGGGTTTCACTATCATTagtatttttcaatactgAGTTTGGAACTGATGTTTATCCGATTCATAAACTTACAATGGTATTAAGGTTGATCAGCGATTGGTTAGATTCTTCAGTTGCTTATGAcaatgaatttattgatttgcGAGTACTTATTTCCCGCTTTTTGGGTtttataattcaaaatcaaacaaatattCCTGATAATTATTATGAATTGGCCAATAAAGTGTTGgaaaacaattttgaaatcatcCAACTTGAACCAAACAGAttagatttgaattattatactttgaaattttatattCTGGTTATGGATAAAAGGGTATCTAAATTTGATGaggaattaattgatattttcattaattttaatgcTACTTGCCGTAATCAAGCAACTATATTGGTAGAACAAACAATTGCAAGGGTATTAAGAGAATCACCAATTGAAATGAAAATCGTTCAGTCTAAAAAggattcaattttcaaattattcacAGATAGTAAATCGATATCGGTTCAAAGAATTTGTACATGGTATTTAAGACAGATTATTTTATTAGAGCAACAagattttgttgttgaatatcaattatcaaaGAATGACGAAGAAATGCAAGCAAGAATACCtgaagaattaattaaaattgttAATCATACTTTAGGTCATCAAGAGTATGAAGTTTTCCAATATATGTGGTCAtggatattgatattgtcaTATATGGAAGATATCActttgaagatgaagaatgAATATATCGGACAACttttacaaaataaagaGCTTCCaatattgtttgattttgttttcgAATATTTACACATTGAAGATGAGAGTTTGTATATCATTGATAGTGGTAAACCACAAGACATTGAAAACAATGTTATCCCCAattatgatttaattgaaactGGAAAATCAGAAAGCTCTACTCATGAACTTAAGTTGCTAGCAACATACCTTTATTTCAAATGTGCTCAACTTTGTGGGTCACAAGTGCAACTTTGGtttcaagaaattagagataaacaattcaaaaacaTTGTGGAGAAATTCACTgttaaatttatttcacCAATACTTGTTAAAgatattaaacaaaatgtTGGTAAAGAAATTGGTAAACTTCAACAGAATGAAGTCAATATAAAGATTGGTaccaatcaaatcaaagcCAATATCCCAgtggaagaagaaaatatatCGATGCGTTGGTCTATCCCTGCGAATTATCCTTTGAGTAATGTTGCTGTTGAAGGACCACTTTGTGTTGGGgttaaagaaaatcaatggAAGGCATGGTTATTGGCTtcacaaaaaataatttctttaacCAATGGATCAATTgctaaatcaattgaattattttgtaaaaatgTCAATTTACATTTTTCAGGATTTGAAGATTGTGCCATTTGTTATTCGATTCTTCATCAAGATTCTTCATTACCTTCGAAAACTTGCACAACATGTTCAAACAAATTCCATGCAGCTTGTTTATATAAATGGTTCAAGAGTTCGGGTAGTTCAACTTGTCCACTTTGTCGATCAACATTCAATTTCAGAAGGTAG